From one Gracilinanus agilis isolate LMUSP501 chromosome 5, AgileGrace, whole genome shotgun sequence genomic stretch:
- the UBA5 gene encoding ubiquitin-like modifier-activating enzyme 5, translating to MASSSAETAERLRRRVQELEQELALERSLRAPGGNAGGDVGSSGGGRTRIEKMSPEVVDSNPYSRLMALKRMGIVKDYEKIRSFAVAVVGVGGVGSVTAEMLTRCGIGKLLLFDYDKVELANMNRLFFQPHQAGLSKVQAAEHTLRNINPDVHFEVYNYNITTVDNFQHFMDRISNGGLENGKPVDLVLSCVDNFEARMAINTACNELGQTWMESGVSENAVSGHIQLIIPGESACFACAPPLVVAANIDEKTLKREGVCAASLPTTMGVVAGILVQNVLKFLLNFGTVSFYLGYNAMQDFFPTMSMKPNPQCDDRNCRKQQEEFKKKVAALPKQEVVVQEEEEILHEDNDWGIELVSEISEEELKDASGPVLDLPEGITVAYTVPKKAEALPGGESVEDSGESLEELMAKMKSM from the exons ATGGCTTCCTCCTCGGCTGAGACAGCGGAGCGGCTGCGGCGGCGGGTACAGGAACTGGAGCAGGAGCTGGCGCTGGAGCGGAGCCTGCGGGCCCCGGGGGGCAACGCCGGGGGAGACGTGGGCAGCAGTGGCGGAGGCCGGACCCGCATAGAGAAGATGAGCCCAGAGGTGGTGGACTCCAACCCCTACAG tCGCCTGATGGCATTGAAACGAATGGGAATTGTGAAGGATTATGAG AAAATCCGTAGCTTTGCTGTAGCAGTAGTAGGTGTTGGTGGAGTTGGTAGCGTAACTGCTGAAATGCTAACAAGATGTGGCATTGGTAAG cTGTTACTATTTGATTATGATAAAGTGGAACTGGCCAACATGAACAGACTTTTCTTCCAGCCACATCAAGCAGGATTAAGCAAAGTTCAAGCAGCAGAGCATACTTTACG GAACATTAATCCTGATGTTCATTTTGAAgtatataactataatataaccACAGTGGACAACTTTCAACATTTCATGGATAGAATAAG TAATGGTGGCTTGGAAAATGGGAAACCTGTTGACTTAGTTTTGAGCTGTGTGGACAACTTTGAAGCTCGAATGGCAATTAATACA GCTTGTAATGAACTTGGGCAAACATGGATGGAATCTGGGGTCAGTGAAAATGCAGTCTCAGGGCACATACAACTCATCATTCCTGGAGAATCTGCTTGTTTTGCG tGTGCTCCTCCACTGGTAGTTGCTGCAAATATTGATGAAAAGACACTAAAGAGAGAAGGTGTCTGTGCAGCTAGTCTTCCCACGACCATGGGAGTAGTTGCTGGAATTCTTGTACAAAATGTGTTAAA GTTTCTATTAAATTTTGGTACTGTGAGTTTTTACCTGGGTTATAATGCAATGCAAGATTTCTTTCCCACCATGTCCATGAAGCCAAATCCTCAGTGTGATGACAGAAACTGCAGGAAGCAACAGGAAGAATTTAAG AAAAAGGTAGCAGCTCTGCCTAAACAAGAGGTGGTTgtacaagaagaagaagaaatacttCATGAGGACAATGATTGGG GTATCGAATTAGTGTCTGAGATATCAGAAGAGGAGCTAAAAGATGCTTCTGGTCCTGTTCTTGACTTGCCTGAGGGAATTACAGTGGCATATACAGTTCCCAAaaag GCAGAAGCTCTGCCAGGAGGGGAATCAGTGGAAGATTCTGGGGAAAGTTTGGAAGAACTTATGGCCAAGATGAAGAGTATGTAA